A window from Planococcus maritimus encodes these proteins:
- a CDS encoding ASCH domain-containing protein encodes MNIKHKMKLYKEPFREIQSGKKTIEIRLYDEKRRKVKQGDTIEFAKLPEEDEKINVKVKKLYTYPTFREMFEDLSAEKLGIVDNCIETNVKSIHNLYSSEHEKEWGSLAIEIELLNVKNGG; translated from the coding sequence ATGAACATCAAACACAAAATGAAACTCTACAAAGAACCTTTCCGGGAAATTCAGTCTGGAAAGAAAACAATTGAAATTAGGCTGTACGATGAGAAGAGACGAAAAGTGAAGCAGGGAGACACGATTGAATTCGCAAAACTGCCGGAGGAAGATGAAAAAATAAATGTGAAAGTCAAAAAGTTATACACATATCCGACGTTTCGGGAGATGTTTGAAGATCTGTCTGCCGAAAAACTGGGGATTGTGGATAACTGCATCGAAACAAACGTGAAATCTATCCACAATTTGTATTCATCAGAGCATGAAAAGGAATGGGGCAGTTTGGCGATTGAAATTGAGCTCCTGAATGTTAAAAACGGTGGATAA
- a CDS encoding GNAT family N-acetyltransferase: MNNKPSIYYKIADSKEEMEQIHRLNYETFVEEIPQHSQSQEQRLVDRFHEENTYWIAKQDGRLIGMVALRGIRPFSLDQKLGAVDPYLPDDAKPCEIRLLSVRREYRGKRVFFGLLQQVVASCLQQNYNCVLISGTVRQTRLYQHLGFKPFGPLIGTENAQYQPMLLTKDYFASAGQLFDQMIQVEKPPFSIRLLPGPVSMHPKVEEAWAMQAVSHRSDSFCKEIDSLQAELKQLTGAAHVQLAVGTGTLANELIAAQLSRLGGKGLILSNGEFGERLAEQAKRWQLDFLHLQKHWDERLVVNELAELVKQHPEFRWLWTVHCETSTGYLYPLEKLKSLCEQQEIRLCLDACSSIGNVPTDLSNVYMASAVSGKGLGSYPGLAIVFHQDNVSSDDSLPAYLDLGLYEKSGSVPFTHSSNSVAALQAAIAHHRFPDPLLATEIRNRLMDDGLDVLGDDRYSPGILTIALPVEIDGRAVGDALKAKGIEISYESDYLLKRNWIQIALMGHVDRQAVNQAVAELLGIVLPKQQV, from the coding sequence ATGAATAACAAACCGTCCATCTACTATAAAATTGCTGATTCAAAAGAAGAGATGGAACAGATTCACCGGTTGAATTACGAAACCTTTGTGGAAGAAATTCCCCAGCATAGCCAAAGCCAAGAACAACGGCTGGTCGATCGTTTCCACGAAGAGAACACCTATTGGATTGCCAAACAAGACGGCCGCTTGATCGGGATGGTGGCGCTTCGGGGTATCCGTCCCTTTTCTCTAGATCAGAAGCTCGGGGCTGTAGATCCTTATTTGCCGGATGATGCCAAGCCGTGTGAGATTCGCTTGCTATCGGTGCGGCGAGAGTATCGCGGCAAGCGAGTTTTTTTCGGTCTTCTTCAGCAAGTCGTAGCCTCCTGTTTGCAGCAAAACTATAATTGCGTGCTCATTTCCGGGACAGTGCGGCAGACGCGGCTGTATCAGCATTTAGGGTTCAAGCCATTTGGTCCTTTGATCGGCACTGAAAATGCACAGTACCAGCCGATGCTCTTGACCAAAGACTATTTTGCTTCGGCTGGGCAGCTTTTCGATCAAATGATCCAAGTGGAGAAGCCGCCGTTTTCAATTCGTCTTTTGCCCGGTCCGGTCTCGATGCATCCGAAAGTCGAGGAAGCCTGGGCCATGCAGGCAGTTTCCCACCGTTCGGACAGTTTTTGTAAAGAAATCGACTCATTGCAGGCGGAGCTCAAGCAGTTAACGGGAGCGGCTCATGTTCAACTGGCTGTCGGAACAGGCACTTTGGCGAATGAATTGATTGCAGCCCAGCTGAGCCGGCTTGGCGGAAAAGGGCTCATCCTGTCGAATGGCGAATTTGGTGAACGATTGGCGGAACAGGCAAAACGTTGGCAATTGGACTTTTTGCATCTGCAAAAGCACTGGGATGAACGGCTTGTGGTAAACGAATTGGCAGAACTAGTGAAACAGCACCCGGAGTTTCGCTGGCTATGGACGGTTCATTGCGAAACGTCGACCGGTTACCTGTATCCATTAGAAAAATTAAAGTCCTTATGTGAACAACAGGAAATTCGACTGTGCCTGGACGCTTGCAGCAGTATAGGCAACGTCCCAACCGATTTATCGAATGTATATATGGCAAGCGCAGTAAGTGGAAAAGGCTTAGGTTCGTACCCCGGTCTAGCGATCGTGTTTCATCAAGACAACGTTTCTTCAGATGACAGTTTGCCTGCATATTTGGACTTAGGCTTGTACGAAAAGAGCGGCTCGGTGCCGTTCACCCATTCTTCGAATAGCGTAGCCGCACTTCAAGCAGCGATCGCCCATCACCGCTTTCCCGACCCGCTATTGGCAACGGAAATCCGCAACCGGCTAATGGATGACGGGTTGGACGTTTTAGGAGATGACCGGTACTCGCCCGGCATCTTGACAATCGCTTTGCCGGTCGAAATAGACGGTCGTGCGGTGGGCGATGCACTCAAAGCCAAAGGAATCGAGATCAGCTACGAGAGCGATTATTTATTGAAGCGGAATTGGATACAAATCGCTTTGATGGGTCATGTGGATCGACAAGCAGTAAATCAAGCCGTTGCTGAATTACTTGGAATAGTATTGCCGAAGCAACAAGTTTAG
- a CDS encoding alpha/beta fold hydrolase → MTKQLESRCTDIGGIQLYCKVLGEDTDGPVIVFDSGYGVPTRRWNSIKTEVSSFSKLLIYDRAGLGRSTLDSRPRHSLQHVENLRNLLQKKEVKPPYMLVGHSFGGLNVRLYASMYPEEIAGLILLDSCHEDQNKLMAEELSSDMQADYYGQFGAEGTLAEFEQSLEQVRKYKTLGDMPLTVVTGGNQPDHTEESWGHWMDFQKGLAALSTKSRHVVLTDVGHSVHIDNPEAVVQEIRKMYAHLKDPAAEFLKEN, encoded by the coding sequence ATGACGAAGCAACTGGAAAGCCGATGCACTGATATCGGAGGAATTCAGCTTTATTGCAAAGTGTTGGGGGAAGATACAGACGGTCCCGTAATTGTTTTCGATTCAGGATATGGTGTACCTACGAGGAGATGGAACAGCATCAAGACGGAAGTCTCTTCTTTTTCTAAACTGCTTATCTACGATAGAGCGGGACTTGGACGAAGCACTTTAGACTCACGACCGCGCCATAGTCTTCAACATGTTGAGAATCTACGAAACTTGCTTCAAAAAAAGGAAGTAAAACCTCCCTATATGCTAGTAGGCCATTCTTTCGGCGGCTTGAATGTTCGCTTGTACGCCAGTATGTATCCGGAAGAAATAGCTGGACTGATTCTTTTGGATTCTTGTCACGAAGATCAAAATAAGCTGATGGCCGAGGAATTATCTTCGGACATGCAAGCTGATTATTACGGACAGTTCGGCGCGGAAGGCACTTTAGCGGAATTCGAACAAAGCTTGGAGCAAGTGCGGAAATACAAAACGCTCGGCGATATGCCTTTGACTGTCGTAACCGGCGGCAACCAGCCCGATCATACCGAAGAATCTTGGGGACATTGGATGGATTTCCAGAAAGGTTTAGCAGCTTTGAGTACGAAAAGCCGTCACGTTGTCTTAACAGATGTAGGGCATTCCGTTCACATCGATAATCCAGAGGCGGTTGTTCAGGAGATTCGAAAGATGTATGCACACCTAAAAGATCCTGCTGCCGAGTTTCTGAAGGAGAACTGA
- a CDS encoding alpha/beta fold hydrolase yields the protein MSELQLSTHSGVINYLEFGNPKNPTIICLHGLIGNSLYSFGELIPYLRDHFHLILLDNPGHGKTTSFPKEEDYLFSNLAIWLERAVEKIVKGPFYIMGHSWGADIALHYTRYYPDKVLGLILLDGAFTFPQNQPEMTFDYAYLGWKDYMDHSLVDYKEEIYEEYQSYTKKWNSRKEKYSESLFRKRPDGKFELVASKFSVLAIVKAFFKEPFQDAFPFINAQTLLIHADYPQSLDAARNLGILQLLENIKDFSVYKIDGTSHMLQWDQPQVTAHIISQWIDEKLL from the coding sequence ATGAGCGAGCTTCAACTCTCGACACATTCAGGCGTCATAAATTATTTGGAATTTGGAAATCCTAAAAATCCGACTATTATTTGTTTGCATGGTCTTATAGGAAATAGTTTGTACAGTTTTGGAGAGCTTATTCCTTATCTCCGAGACCATTTTCATTTAATTCTTTTAGATAATCCAGGTCATGGGAAAACCACCTCTTTTCCGAAAGAAGAGGACTATTTGTTTTCGAACTTGGCTATATGGCTTGAACGCGCAGTCGAAAAGATCGTTAAAGGTCCCTTTTATATAATGGGGCATTCTTGGGGAGCGGATATCGCTCTTCATTACACTCGCTATTATCCAGATAAAGTATTAGGACTGATTTTACTCGACGGTGCTTTTACCTTTCCGCAAAACCAGCCAGAAATGACTTTCGATTATGCGTATTTAGGTTGGAAGGATTACATGGATCACTCTTTAGTGGATTATAAAGAAGAAATTTATGAAGAATACCAAAGCTACACAAAAAAGTGGAATTCCCGGAAAGAAAAATATTCCGAGTCTCTTTTTCGAAAGCGACCGGACGGAAAATTCGAGCTTGTAGCATCAAAATTTAGCGTGTTGGCGATCGTTAAAGCATTTTTCAAAGAACCATTTCAAGATGCTTTTCCTTTCATCAATGCCCAGACCTTGCTGATTCACGCCGACTATCCTCAAAGCTTGGATGCAGCACGAAACCTAGGTATTCTTCAGCTACTTGAAAATATTAAAGATTTTTCTGTTTATAAAATAGATGGCACATCGCATATGCTCCAGTGGGACCAACCCCAAGTAACCGCGCATATCATTAGCCAATGGATAGACGAAAAACTTCTATGA
- a CDS encoding GNAT family N-acetyltransferase, producing MEITLHVLQEKDAQELFQFETDNQGFFEKLVPSRGDSFYVFENFVSRHRELLKEQSEGLANFYLIKNVEGSILGRINLVDIDKHNQTAEIGFRIGAKYGGKGIGSRALNLLLKTDLRLRRIYGKTTTINPASQKILTKNGFKEVGIDKEEFEMNGQHMSFIHYLWET from the coding sequence ATGGAAATCACATTACATGTGCTGCAAGAAAAGGATGCGCAAGAATTATTCCAGTTCGAAACTGACAATCAGGGGTTTTTCGAGAAACTCGTACCTAGCCGAGGGGATAGCTTTTATGTCTTTGAAAATTTTGTTTCGAGGCATCGAGAACTGTTAAAAGAACAATCAGAAGGACTTGCTAACTTTTACCTGATCAAGAATGTGGAAGGAAGTATTTTAGGAAGAATCAACTTGGTGGATATAGACAAACATAATCAAACAGCAGAAATCGGATTTCGGATAGGGGCGAAATACGGAGGTAAAGGAATTGGCAGTCGGGCCTTGAACCTTTTGCTCAAGACTGATTTAAGATTAAGGCGAATATATGGGAAAACGACGACCATCAATCCGGCCTCCCAAAAAATATTGACAAAAAACGGATTCAAAGAAGTTGGCATTGATAAAGAAGAATTCGAGATGAACGGCCAACACATGAGCTTTATACATTATTTGTGGGAAACATAA
- a CDS encoding cupin, with product MEIFKFNKNSGQKISKFNSDFIMSRIIQTTQAAHIGCMHLEKDGVVGYHRAVCPQLLLIVSGTGLVRGEQEEYVEVAAGDAVFWHKGEGHETRTENGLMAIVIESEELHPAIHII from the coding sequence ATGGAAATATTCAAATTCAATAAAAATAGTGGCCAAAAGATTTCCAAATTCAATTCGGATTTCATCATGTCTCGAATTATTCAAACAACACAAGCTGCCCATATCGGTTGCATGCATTTAGAAAAAGATGGAGTGGTCGGGTATCACCGAGCGGTATGTCCTCAATTGCTTTTAATCGTGAGCGGAACAGGACTTGTTAGAGGTGAACAAGAAGAATATGTGGAGGTTGCAGCTGGAGATGCCGTGTTTTGGCATAAGGGCGAGGGGCATGAAACGAGGACAGAAAACGGGTTGATGGCTATCGTTATCGAAAGCGAGGAACTGCATCCGGCTATACATATAATTTAA
- a CDS encoding GNAT family N-acetyltransferase codes for MDFQELATDRLALVHIKTHHAASFFEIMSRDEVTKYYGMSSITEIGQAESIIESFRQTFESGRGIRWGIVIKETGAFIGTVDLNNLNLKGKKAEIGFELHPSHWNKGYVSEAVKEVLDYCFGELGLFRMGAVTFPENGASIALLQKLGFEKEGILRGYLYQDEQSYDALIFSLLAHSS; via the coding sequence GTGGATTTTCAGGAATTGGCGACAGACAGACTGGCACTTGTACATATTAAAACACATCACGCCGCAAGCTTTTTCGAGATTATGTCGAGAGATGAGGTCACGAAATATTACGGCATGAGCAGCATAACGGAAATCGGCCAGGCTGAAAGCATTATCGAGTCGTTCAGGCAGACCTTCGAAAGCGGCAGAGGAATTCGCTGGGGGATTGTCATCAAAGAAACTGGCGCTTTTATCGGCACGGTCGACTTGAACAATTTGAACCTCAAAGGCAAGAAAGCGGAAATCGGTTTTGAGCTGCATCCAAGCCATTGGAACAAAGGCTATGTTTCAGAAGCCGTCAAAGAAGTCTTGGATTATTGTTTCGGCGAGCTCGGCTTGTTCCGCATGGGTGCCGTTACATTTCCTGAGAACGGCGCATCCATCGCTTTGCTGCAGAAATTGGGGTTTGAGAAAGAGGGCATTTTGAGAGGTTATCTTTATCAAGATGAGCAATCCTATGATGCATTGATCTTTTCGCTATTAGCACATAGCAGCTAA